TTTGTCATCTGTTATTCTAACCAATCAATACCGCATAGAAGTTTATAACAAGAGAATAACAACTTTCAGCAAGATGATCAACTTATTGCGGGAGGTCGAAAGGCACAATGAAGTTATAGCAAACAACAATGCTAGATCCCTCGGGAAGAAGAAAATTCCCGAGGCTCACTATGGCAAGGATAACAAGGGAAAACACCCCAAAGAAAAGAGGGTTAAAAATGCTGATTCATATTCTCATGCTCCATACTCACGTGGGGATAATAACCCACGTGGAAGAGGACAAAAGCGTCATCGTGGAAGGGGCCATGGGCGATGGGGTCATGGGCGTGGAGGCCATGAACGTGAAGGCCATTCAAATACCTGGTCTAAAGATGTTACTTTTGGACCTAGTGGTAGTGGCAACACTGTTGAAAAAACACATTAGAACCCCATGTCTAAGAAGGTCGAGAATGACAATGCACCTTGTTACAGGTGTGGAATCTCCGTACATTGGTACCAGTAATGCAAAGCTAGTGCCAAAGTAGCAGCCAACTACAAAAAGTACCGGGAATCTATAGATCAAGAAGCTCACTGTGTGGAAGAAAATGATCATTCCCCAGATGTCAATTTCGCCATTTCAGACTTCCAGGGCAACAAGAACCATGCCCTTATGGAAACACCTGACTTTGAttgattgttatttttttttagttttagttaTCCTTTGAACCTAAAAACTTgtgtatttttttgctttgtggtTTAGCAGATTTTGGTTAAATATTTCTTTTGATGACTTAAACTATGTTAGGTAGTCTTAAATTatcgtttttttgttgttgatggatcagtggtttttaatttttatgggtacttattatgctttggatttaatttttattatgatAATTTATTGCATGATTGAATTATGTGACCGAATTCTCTGAAGTACCATTTACTTGTAGGAATGTCATCCTCAGAAGAGATTGAGTGCCTAGCTGATAGTGGCACCACACACACTATTTTAAGAAATAGTCAATTATTTGTTGacttaattccttataaatcctctgtgactacgatgattggatcatcacaaGTGATCATTGGGCGAAGTAATGctcaatttttgtttccaaatggCACAATGATGAAAGTCACAGAAGCTTTATATGCACCAAGAGCTAACCGTACCTTGTTGAGCTTCAAAGATATCCTTGCAAATGGTTATCACTTGGAAACTCActgtgaaaatggaattgaatatataaatattatcTCTAATACATGTGGAAGAAAACGCATTTTAGAGAAATTAACGAGTCACTTTAGTGGTTTGTACACTACTACTATTCGGATTATCGAATCACATGTTGTTACCAACGATGAACTGTTGAACAGTGACTTATACAAGCTTTGGCGCGATCGCTTGGGGCACCCAGGTCGTGATATGATGATCCGTGTTTTAAAGAACTCATACGGACATCCTTTCTTTTGCGTGAAAAGTAAAATGAGACAAAAGACAGTTACAATGCAAAGTAACAACGTCTGCCAGTCACTTCCATCTAAAGCAACTGATGAGAAACCTCTCTCTCATTCTACTTCGTGGAGTTTTTCAAAAGCACACCACTCATTTTGCAAAGCTTGTTCTTTAGCAAAGACAGGAGCGAGACCATCCTATGCTAAAGATACAAAGCAAAACattccatttttacaaagaatacaaggtgatatttaTGGACCTATACATCCAGAATCCGGACCATTCAGGTATTTTATGGTTTTGGTAGATGCTTCGACCCGTTGGTCACATGTCGCAGTATTGTCCACAATAAATGCTGCCTTCGCAAAGCTCCTAGCACAAGTTATATGTTTGAGGGATCACCACCCTGATCACCCAATAAAGTCTATCAGACTTGATAATGCTGgagaatttacatctaaaggatttGATAATTTCTGTATGTCAATCGGAATTGACGTAGAGCACCCCGTACCCCATgtacacactcaaaatggtctcgcagaagctaccatcaaaaggttacagatgatagATAGGGCATTGGTTATGCGTTCCAACCTTACCATTACTGCTTGGGGGTACGCCATATTGCATGCAACATTACTTATTCGCTTTAGACCTACTATTAGCCAaccattttctgcgtaccagttggtaacttgATATGAGCCTGATATTTCACATTTACGCATTTTTCGTTGTGCTATATACGTGCCTATTACGCCCCCACATCGTACTAAGATGGGTCCCCAAAGACGATTAAgtatttatgttggatatgaatccCCAATAATTATCCGCTATTTGGACTGTCACTTTGATGAGGCAACCTTCCCGTTGTTAGGGGAAGGTATGGAAAAAGATTTCATAAGAtaacgacatgaattgtcgtggtgtgtcccCACATTGTCTCATCTTGATCCACGCACCTCACAATGTGAAAGTGAAGTGAAAAGAATTATTGAACTTCAGAATGTGGAAAACTCAATGCCTGATGCATTCACTGATATTGCTAAAGTgacgagatcacacataccagctgcaaacgtgcCTGCAAGGTTATAAATCCTTAATATGGGAAAAGGCACCTTATATAGAGGTGTCAaacctacacttggtggaagtgtagctgaGGCCGTGGACGCCCAAAGGAAGAGGGGAAGACCACCTGGTTCGATGGATACTTACCCAAGGAAGAAAAGAGTGAGTAAGGCACAATCCGATCCATTAATCATCAATACAGATAATTCCTCTCATGAAATTGTCTCTGATTACAGTTATGTCCATCAATCAACATTGGAGGATGCTCCGATGTTTGAAATGTttccagagaacaaagaaatctcTATGGACTATGAGAGTGCATACGTGTTGATGGAAATATCCTCCACGCAGATTGATGATGCATTTGCATACACTGTTGCTCAAGAGATCATTGAGCACGATGACATCAAACCACGCTCTATTGCAGAATGTCAAAAAAGAGCGTACTGGCCTAAATGGGAAGTTGCAATCCAAGAAGAATTAAATTCACTAGCAAAGAGACGGGTATTTGGCGCGGTAGTGCTAACCCCACTAAGTGTAAAGCCCGTAGGACATAAATGGATATTTGTCAGAAAGCGTAATGAGAAGAATGAAGTCTTGAGGTATAAGGCTCGCCTTGTGGCGCAACGTTTCTCACAACGCCCTGGAATTGATTATGAGGAAACATACTCTCCTTGTGGTTACAACATATGTCTATGGGGATCTAGATTCAGAGATATACATGAAAGTGCCTGATGGCCTTCCATTGCCcgaatcaagtaactctaaaccacggagtgcgtttTTGATTAAGTTAAAACGCTCACTTTACGGATTAAAGCAATCCGGGCcccgtctaagtgattatttgattggaaagggatatacaaataatgagttatgcccctgcgtatttataaagaaaacgagttccggatttgcaattataactttttatgttgatgatatgaacaTAATAGGTACTCTTTATGAAATAAGAGAAATCGCAAGCTACTTGAAATATGAATTTGAAACCAAATATCTTGGGAAAACTCGGTTTTGTCTAGGACTTGAGATAGAACACCGAGCATGTGGAATACTAATCCACTAGTCTGCATATGTCCATAAGATACTCAGGCAATTCAATATGGAAAAggtgcatcctgctagcactctcATGATTGGTAGAAGTTTAGATGTACAAAAGGatccatttcgtccaaaggaagatgacgaagaggtATTGGGAGCTGAAATTCCCTACCTAAGTGCAAtaggcgcattattgtacttagcacaatgtactcgacctgatatatcattctcagtgaacttgttagctagatatagctcagcgccaacgcagcgTCATTCGAATGGTATGAAGAATGTATTCAGATACCTTAAAGGAACCATTGACATGGGTCTATTTTATCCCTATGAGGACGAAAGGAGGATTTCTAAATCAACCCCCTACACTGAAaccccaaataatgttttggttggttttgctgaCGCTGGGTACCTCTCTGACCCACATAAAGATCGATCCCAAAATGGATATCCTAGAGCCAAGCAAACTCTTGTAGCTACCTCCACGAACCACTCAGAGATCATTGCCCTACATGATGCGGTTCGTGAGTGTATATGGTTAAGGTCTATCATTACACATATTCGAGGGACGAGTGGTTTGAATTTCACCACTGAAGAGCCAACATGCATTTATGAAGATAATGCAGCTTGTATCGAACAGATGAAGCAAGGATATATCAAGCGTGATAATACAAAACATATTTCACCAAAGTTCTTTTACAATCAGCAACAACAGTGTCTCTTAAACATTCAAGTCAACAAAGTACCGTCTGATGAGAATGCGgcagacttatttactaagtcacTTCCTAAGTCCTTATTTGAAAAGCACGTAAAGAGTATTGGACTAAGGAAATTGTCCGAACTCCCTTGATTGCAATCAGGGGGAGATGACGACATCAGGGGGAGTATCTAATGGTATGatgtcgacatcagggggagcgaGTGTCTGTtgaactctttttcccttcgtcGAGTTTTATTTTGTCCCAATAggtttttgttactcggcaaggtttttaatgagacaacaaaaaCACTAGGTTTATGACTCTCCGATTTGAAATTATCTTTTTCCCACAAGGTTTTTATAGTTTAGGTTTTTTTGAAGAGAAGTGGCCAGCTTTATCaacatgttgtactcttttcccttggacaaggttttgtcccattggattttccttgtcaagattttaatgaggcaacacatTTGAAGTTCCGCTTTTGAaccacacaagggggagtgttatagggcctataacccatggatgtgcggtccattagtaTACTAGGGTTTAATCCTTTactcttgtataaatagaatactTAACTATGTAATGGGGTTCCTTCCCTTTTCTGgttaatgaaaaattattctctcttccattttctctctctttctcatATTACTCAAATAAAAATGTTATTAATCTAAAATTTTAACTCTCAATGTGGTCATGTGATCCCTAAAAAACCCCAAGTTTTAAGTTTGCCTAGGACATCCCAAACATGTAAGGCAGCCCTTCCTGAATTGTCTATATTGTATGCAGTTACAGTAGTCACTTGTCATTACAGAAAACTTGAAGGCAGGAAGGCTCCATTTTGAATAGCTGAAATCAACAAAGATATAACGGAAAAGAAAATGATACACTGTAGAGACGCCATTGATACCTTTTTTGGATTCTTCATCTCTATGGAAATGGTGATATATATAGAATAAATGGGACCTCACATTTAGCTTAAAACTTTAACTAATGAATCGTGTATCGCATGGAGGAATTGAATACCATTTCGTGTCACCGGAATCTGCTGCATCATATAGAAATCTTTATATCTTTCTGTTTAGTCGTGTACAATTGTACAAAAACACGATCACACACTGCACTGTCATTGACTTTCGGTATTTGTTTACTATCTCGTGTCACGGGAATCTGCTGGATCGTTTTCGTCACGTTTATAATTCGGCATCGGTTACTTGCAAATTCAAGTttcttgagaaaaaaaaatgaacaagacAATGTTGTTAATGGGGCGGTTATGGGTGGTGCAAATGAAAGATACAAGAAGTAATCATAGTTTAATTGGTTGTCCACCATATGATAAACAGCCCCATAATTTGGAACTAAAATGTAAAACTTCTCAAATAAAGATTACATTACTGTGATTCTGTGAAGCATCAAAACGAATAAAAAGACCTGCTGTCTTTGCCAATACAGTCTCCCCGTAGTATTGGGGTATTATTAACtttaaatagaaaaaaaaattgcaaatGCAAATGATTTTCTTTAAGTAGATAAAATGGCCGTTAGGCTCGAGCAAGTGACCCTGTATAATGGTGAAGACGAAGAGATAACATTCTGCACTCCCCGGGGGAAACGCACGGTTGTTCCAAATTCTGTATTCTTTTGAATTGCATGTCATTTACATCATACGAGATAACCACATGCAGTATGGGACTATCTATAACCAGCAACAACTTTGGGGAACCTTTCCCATCAGCATCTACTTCATCATAAATCATCACTTTACATTTCAGACGGTCTCCGACCAGCAAGGGGTATGAGTCTCTCATTCCAGTTTCCAAATCCAACCGGTATTTTATATTCCAGCCAGTATAAGCGGTATTCATCTCCATGACATCAAAGAGGCTACCTGCACCCGCGCTGTCCTGCACAACGGTTTGCAAGTGACCCCTACAAACATCAAAGTAAAGGATCTTTTTTATTCTTCCGTCAATTCTGTAAGGCATAACCATAAGATGTTTGATTacttcttcatcaacttcaaaatacattaaagtGCCTTGAGGGCTCATCCAGTGCAAAGAACGATTCCAGTAGATACCACTGCTAGATGGCATACGAACAAATATTCGGAAATTTTCTCTGCAAATcttcaaagaagaagattgggagGAGTAAATTTCAATTTGATACCTACCTCCTGTACCCCATAAACTTACGACTTTATAAAAAGGTGATTTCGATGGATCGAAGGCCAAACTGACTAAAGCATCCGAACAAAAACCTCTACTATGATGAGATATGAGTTTATACTGTTCGGTGCAAGGATTGTAAACGTAGTATGCACGACCCCAACTATTTGTCGATATCTCACAACTGCATAGAAGAAGCCCATTGCAACATTGATCTATTTGTATACCCTGTGTACTCGATCCAAACCCCAAGGTTTCAAA
This genomic interval from Papaver somniferum cultivar HN1 unplaced genomic scaffold, ASM357369v1 unplaced-scaffold_107, whole genome shotgun sequence contains the following:
- the LOC113327934 gene encoding uncharacterized protein LOC113327934 encodes the protein MSSSEEIECLADSGTTHTILRNSQLFVDLIPYKSSVTTMIGSSQVIIGRSNAQFLFPNGTMMKVTEALYAPRANRTLLSFKDILANGYHLETHCENGIEYINIISNTCGRKRILEKLTSHFSGLYTTTIRIIESHVVTNDELLNSDLYKLWRDRLGHPGRDMMIRVLKNSYGHPFFCVKSKMRQKTVTMQSNNVCQSLPSKATDEKPLSHSTSWSFSKAHHSFCKACSLAKTGARPSYAKDTKQNIPFLQRIQGDIYGPIHPESGPFRYFMVLVDASTRWSHVAVLSTINAAFAKLLAQVICLRDHHPDHPIKSIRLDNAGEFTSKGFDNFCMSIGIDVEHPVPHNVENSMPDAFTDIAKVTRSHIPAANVPARL